From one Clostridia bacterium genomic stretch:
- the recG gene encoding ATP-dependent DNA helicase RecG, which yields MYTLRDMSGVGPKREKLLNKLGIFTPKDLIYYYPRAYEDRSVFARVRDAETGQSVSISATLARDFTHARLPGRRIMSRSEAFDDTGRITIVYFNQKYAADKLKQGEQYIFYGKVTGTEYKKELINPTAEPMTSYDPETRILPLYPLCEGLTENYMRKLIREALELFSDTIEDPLFYIAEKEGLIPLYDAINSIHFPKNADLQSAARKRLIFDELFYLMVGMALLKNRRREHNAIKMMPDIDMKPFYDVLAFEPTNAQKRAIAECEHDMARGVPMNRLVQGDVGCGKTTVAEALIYRCARSGAQSAFMAPTEVLARQHYENMSRLFEKLSINTVLLTGSLTAKERREAYEKIESGYADLVVGTHALITQGVRFCRLGLTITDEQHRFGVRQRASLIGKGDGVHTLVMSATPIPRTLGLIMYGDLDISVIDELPKGRIKIDTFLVDYSFKERIYNFIKKQAAMGHLVYIICPAVEYDEESTMTSVMRLYEELKDGALSELRLGVLYGRMRPDEKREIMERFSRGDVQALIATTVVEVGVDVKNASLMVIEDADRFGLSQLHQLRGRVGRSNIKSYCILISDSKNEQTLKRLKTLTETNDGFRIAEADLKLRGPGDFLGNRQHGLPYLRLAELTDMDMIELSKKRAYALLREDPALSKEENFLIFKKIESMFFDDEKKNTFN from the coding sequence TTGTATACGCTTCGCGATATGTCGGGCGTGGGCCCGAAAAGAGAAAAGCTTTTGAATAAGCTGGGTATTTTTACTCCAAAGGACCTTATATATTACTATCCGCGGGCATATGAGGACAGAAGCGTGTTTGCGCGGGTGCGCGACGCCGAAACCGGTCAAAGCGTATCTATAAGCGCGACGCTTGCGCGCGACTTTACTCATGCGCGCCTGCCGGGGCGGCGTATAATGTCTCGCTCAGAGGCGTTTGACGATACGGGGCGCATAACCATTGTTTATTTCAATCAAAAATATGCGGCAGATAAATTAAAACAGGGAGAACAGTATATCTTTTACGGCAAAGTCACAGGCACGGAGTATAAAAAGGAACTTATAAATCCGACGGCGGAGCCTATGACGTCATACGATCCCGAAACGCGGATACTGCCGCTTTATCCGCTTTGCGAGGGCCTTACAGAGAATTATATGCGAAAGCTTATACGCGAAGCGCTTGAATTGTTTTCGGATACGATAGAGGACCCCCTTTTTTATATTGCCGAAAAAGAAGGCCTTATCCCGCTTTATGACGCGATCAATTCAATACATTTCCCAAAAAACGCCGACCTTCAAAGCGCGGCGCGAAAAAGGCTTATTTTTGACGAGCTGTTTTATCTTATGGTTGGTATGGCGCTTTTAAAGAACCGCCGGCGCGAGCATAATGCAATAAAGATGATGCCCGATATAGATATGAAACCATTTTACGACGTGCTCGCATTCGAGCCGACGAACGCCCAAAAGCGGGCGATAGCGGAGTGCGAGCACGACATGGCGCGCGGTGTGCCGATGAACCGCCTCGTGCAGGGAGACGTAGGATGCGGCAAAACTACCGTGGCGGAGGCTCTTATATACAGATGCGCGCGTTCGGGCGCGCAGTCGGCGTTCATGGCGCCGACGGAGGTGCTCGCTCGCCAGCACTATGAGAATATGAGCAGGCTCTTTGAAAAGCTTTCAATAAATACCGTGCTTCTGACCGGTTCGCTTACGGCGAAAGAACGGCGCGAGGCGTATGAAAAGATAGAGAGCGGCTATGCAGACCTTGTTGTGGGAACGCATGCGCTAATTACACAGGGCGTAAGGTTTTGCCGGTTGGGACTGACTATAACGGATGAACAGCACCGATTTGGAGTAAGACAGCGCGCAAGCCTTATCGGAAAGGGCGACGGAGTGCATACGCTTGTAATGTCGGCAACTCCGATACCGCGCACACTGGGCCTTATTATGTACGGCGATCTTGATATTTCCGTGATAGACGAGCTGCCGAAGGGACGTATCAAGATCGATACGTTTCTTGTGGACTACAGCTTTAAGGAGCGCATATATAATTTTATAAAAAAGCAAGCGGCTATGGGGCATTTGGTATACATAATATGCCCTGCCGTAGAATATGATGAAGAAAGCACGATGACGTCGGTAATGCGGCTTTATGAAGAACTTAAAGACGGAGCGCTTTCCGAGCTTAGGTTGGGCGTGCTTTACGGCAGAATGAGGCCTGATGAGAAGCGGGAGATAATGGAACGCTTTTCAAGGGGAGATGTGCAGGCTTTAATAGCTACGACCGTGGTAGAGGTGGGCGTAGACGTAAAAAACGCTTCGCTTATGGTTATAGAGGACGCCGACCGTTTCGGCCTTTCACAGCTTCATCAGTTAAGAGGCAGGGTGGGACGCTCAAATATAAAATCCTACTGCATACTTATAAGCGACTCGAAAAACGAGCAGACGCTCAAACGGTTAAAAACGCTTACCGAAACAAACGACGGTTTTAGAATAGCGGAAGCTGACCTAAAGCTGCGCGGTCCGGGCGACTTTTTGGGCAATCGCCAGCACGGCCTGCCGTATTTAAGACTTGCAGAGCTTACGGATATGGATATGATAGAGCTTTCAAAGAAAAGGGCTTACGCGCTTTTAAGAGAGGACCCTGCCCTCTCAAAAGAGGAAAACTTCTTGATATTCAAAAAAATAGAAAGCATGTTTTTTGACGACGAAAAGAAAAATACTTTTAACTGA
- a CDS encoding aspartate--ammonia ligase translates to MSHKLTIPKEYRSLLSVRDTQRAIKIIRDTFEDEISSALNLERISAPLFVRSNSGLNDDLNGVERPIKFDVKHLDVDLEIVHSLAKWKRNALKTYGFNVGEGLYTDMNAIRRDEDFDNLHSIYVDQWDWELCISRADRTEDFLKQVVLKLFSAIKNTEKTVYEAFPVLKPTLPDDVFFITSEELLKRFPSLSPKERETEIAREKKCVFIMEIGDKLSNGLPHDGRAPDYDDWRLNGDLIFYYEPLSAALEISSMGIRVDEESLRVQLNKAGCPEREKLPFHRALLSGELPLTIGGGIGQSRMCMMLLKKAHIGEVQTSEWPSELRNEAKKNGIFLL, encoded by the coding sequence ATGAGCCATAAGCTTACGATACCGAAAGAGTACAGATCTTTGCTTTCGGTAAGAGATACGCAAAGAGCCATAAAGATAATAAGAGACACATTTGAAGACGAAATTTCTTCCGCGCTCAATCTGGAGCGCATATCGGCGCCCTTGTTCGTGCGGTCCAATTCGGGATTGAACGACGACCTAAACGGCGTGGAACGCCCGATAAAATTTGATGTGAAGCATTTGGACGTCGACCTGGAGATAGTGCATTCGCTTGCAAAATGGAAAAGAAACGCGCTGAAGACTTACGGCTTTAATGTCGGAGAGGGACTTTATACAGATATGAACGCTATAAGGCGCGATGAAGATTTTGATAATCTCCATTCGATATATGTTGACCAGTGGGACTGGGAGCTGTGCATAAGCAGAGCCGACAGAACGGAGGATTTTTTAAAGCAGGTAGTATTAAAGCTGTTCTCGGCTATTAAGAACACTGAAAAGACGGTGTATGAGGCGTTCCCCGTGCTTAAGCCCACGCTTCCCGACGATGTTTTCTTTATCACATCTGAGGAGCTTTTAAAACGTTTTCCGTCTCTTTCTCCGAAAGAGCGCGAGACAGAGATCGCGCGTGAAAAGAAATGCGTTTTTATTATGGAGATCGGGGATAAGCTTTCCAACGGATTACCGCACGACGGACGCGCGCCCGATTACGACGATTGGCGCCTAAACGGCGATCTGATATTTTATTATGAGCCTCTTTCGGCAGCGCTTGAGATATCAAGTATGGGTATCCGTGTGGACGAGGAAAGCCTGCGCGTGCAGCTTAATAAGGCGGGCTGCCCCGAAAGAGAAAAGCTGCCGTTCCACAGAGCGCTTTTAAGCGGCGAGCTGCCTCTTACGATAGGCGGAGGCATCGGACAGTCGAGAATGTGCATGATGCTCCTTAAAAAGGCGCATATAGGCGAAGTGCAGACGAGCGAATGGCCGAGCGAGCTTAGAAACGAGGCAAAGAAGAACGGGATATTTTTGCTGTAA